TGCACCACATCCTCGGCATCATCACGCAAAGGGACATACCTCAGCGCTACCGCCATGGCATATCCTACGTAGCGCTCATACAGCCGGTGCATTGCTGCCTGACTGCCGCCTTTCACGTCATCCAGAAGTTGCTTTTCTGTTTCCAATTTTTCTCTTTTTTACTGATTAAACGAATATCATAGCAAAACCTTGCACCAAAAATCAAACTTTTTTTGATGCAAGGCTTTTTTCATCTTATTTTCTATACAGATTTTCTATACAGATTTTTCTATACAGATTTTCTATACCGAAATCACCATTCCCTCATTGCTCAGATAGCTTTCCCCGAATACCTCTTTTGCCTCCTTGAGCAACACTTTCTCGTCGTTATACCGGGCACTGTAATGCCCCAGGAGCAGCTTTCCTACCCCGGCATTCCTCGCCACCATCGCCGCCTGACGGGCGGTGCTGTGGTTGTAGATTTTGGCACGATCTTCCTGATCTGAGGTGTAGGTACTCTCGTGATAAAGCAGGGTAACACCCTTCACCTTCTCCCAGAGATTCGGGATATAGCGGGTATCACTCATGTAGGCATAGCTGCGGGGCTGGTCGGCAGGTGTCACTAATTTTTCATTCGGAATTACCTCGCCCTCCTCGTTGCTCCAGTCAGCCCCATTCTTGATATTGTTGATCTGACTGATAGGAATGCCATAGTAATCTATCATGTCGCGGCGGATATGAGGCAGCGTAGGTTTCTCCCGGAAGATGAAGCCGCAGCATGGCAGGCGATGCTTCAGGGGCACCGTCTCCACCGTGAGCGAATGGTCTTCGTAGATAATCTGCTGCTTCTCGGTATCCACCGGAATCATCTCCATCTCATACTCCATGGTCTGCATGAAATACTCCACCTGCTGCTTGAACAGGGGTTCATAATCCTTTGGAGCATAGATTCTTAACTTAGATGTTCTACCGAGCATTCCAAGTGTAGAGAGCAGGCCCATCAAGCCGAAGCAATGGTCACCATGCATGTGGGTAATGAAGATGGCATTGAGCTTGGAGAAATGAATATGGGAGCGGCGGAACTGCATCTGTGCTCCTTCTCCGCAATCCACCATAAAGCACTTGCCTCGCATCTCTATGAGCTGCGAGGAGGCGTTATGCTTAAGGGTGGGCAGCGCACTGCCACACCCCAGAATATGTATCTTAAATGGTTCCAAAATTTTTATTGCAATCTTATAGGTTTGAAACGGTGTATTATCATTTTCAGAGATGATATTCCGTCATTTCCATAGAGATAGAGATGACGTACTACCGCTTAAAAATCATATTCTTACTCCTGGCGCTTGAAGACGTAGATGCCCTGCGTATTCTCCAGCGTCAGACTATCCGGACCCAGATTGTCGATGGCAAAGGTATCCTTGTTAAGCAGGAGCTTACCATTCAGAATCTTCCATGAAGTCCAAGGGTTGGTTTCCGCCTTCACATTGTTCTTCACCTCGCCACCTTCCAGGATATCGAAGTTTTTGTCTATCGAAGTCCACTTGCCGAGGAGCGAAGTAAGATTGATAACTTTCTGTGCAAGCATCTCGCCATCCTGCGCCTTGTAGCCGATGAGGGCGATGCGGTCGCCAGCCAAGAGTCCGCCCTGCACGATGCCAGGCTGCTCATCGTCGATGAAGACGGTGAGGGTATCACCTGCATCTGATATCAATTCCAGGCTGTGCATAGAGGTACCCTCGCCACACACGCCATAGATGGTTGAGTCGTTCTCCGCATCCTCCAGCGCCACAGAATCGTTGGTGCTGATTACTGGCACTGTTTTCTTATCCTTACAGCTATTGGCAGCGAAAAGTACTACCAAAGCCATCATTACATAAACTAATCTTTTCATAATCTTTTATCTTTAAAATCTGATTATCTTACTTTTCTTTACTTCTCATCTTGAAGCATAACTTTTTGAAGCTTTACTTCTTGAAGCTTTACTCCTCATCTTGAAGCTTTTCCTGCTTCTTGGCTTCATCCCAGAGTTGATCCATCTCTTCCAAGCTCATGTCTTTCAGATTCTTGCCCTGCTTGAGCGAGTGATCTTCCACATAGTTGAAGCGGCGGATAAACTTCTGGTTTGTCTTCTCCAGCGCATTGTCAGGATTGAGCTTATAGAGACGGGCTGCATTGATGACGGAGAAGAGGAAATCGCCGAGTTCCTGGGTGGAATTCTCCTTGTCGCCCTTGGCAAGTTCAACCTTGAGTTCCTCCAGTTCTTCGTGTACCTTATCCCATACATCTTCCTTCTCCTTCCAGTCGAAGCCCACGTTTCGTGCCTTGTCCTGAATGCGATAGGCCTTGATAAGGGATGGCAGGGAATTTGGCACACCGCTCAGAACGCGCTCGTTGCCATCTTTCTCCTGCTGCTTAATCTGCTCCCAGGTTTTCTCTACCGAGGCAGCATTCTTGGGTTTGGTGGCACCAAGAGCCAGGGTTTCTTCCGAGCTCCCCGCCTCTGCCTTCCCGGTTGCAGATTCTGCCCTCCCGGTTTCTGCTTTTTCAGACTCCTTATATACCACCTGTCCCGCATCATTGATATACATATCAGGATTTGCCACAGTCCATTCTCCCTCTTCCTTCCAGTTGATGAAAGGATGTCGGAACATCAGCTTATCAGCTTCCTGATTGCAGACATCGCAGATATCGAACTCGCCGTCTTCTCTGCCGATGATGCTATAGAACATCACGTGCTCCAGCACATCGCCCAGCTCCTTCTTGATATCCTTGTAATCGCGCTTCATCAAGGCGTCACAAAGCTCGAAAGTCTCCTCGATGGTATTCGGACGAAGACTTTCGAATGTCTGCTTCTTATCCCATGGACACTGCAGGCGCAAACGGTCCTGCACATCCAGCAAGCGGCTGAACGCCGCCATTTTCTCTTCTTTCGTATGCATTGTTTTAATTATTTCTTTCGTATGCATTGTTTTATTATTCAAGTCTCGCAAGTAACCTCCGGTCCCCGAAGGGGGCCAACTTTCAATAACCGCTGGTGGAATGACCAAAGGTCATGGAACCTGCGGACAACCAATAGTAGGGAGAAAGCGTCCCCAAAGGGGGCGAACCACATCCAACCTTGCTCCTGTTCGCCCCCTTCGGGGACGATAAAGAGTGTGTGTCTGCTATCCGCAGGTTCCATTCCCTTCGGTCATTCCACCAGCAGTTATTCACATTCGCCCCCTTCGGGGACGGTGGGATACCACTTGCGAAAGGTCAGTTCCATAATTTTTAAAGGTTCTTCTTCCACTTCTTCCCCGCTTTCGTATTAAGAAATATGGCGAAAGAAACAGCAGCCACACACATCATGACATTGAAGAGAAACCAAGCCCCCATAATATCCCAATTCATATTTACTAACCATCGTTTTGTGCAAAAATTAATAATTTTGATGCAAAGATAGCATTTTTCGCCCAAAAATTCGTATCTTTGCACCGTTTTTTAAGGAAAAAGAAAGAAAAAGAATAAAAATTAGATAGAAACAATGGAATTAGCAAGTAAATACGATCCACAAGCAGTGGAAAGTAAATGGTATCAGTACTGGCTCGACAACAAGCTTTTCAGCTCTAAGCCAGATGGTCGTGAACCTTATACGGTGGTAATCCCTCCACCAAACGTAACGGGTGTGCTCCACATGGGACACATGCTCAACAATACTATCCAGGATATTCTCGTTCGCCGTGCACGCATGGAGGGCAAGAACGCTTGCTGGGTACCAGGTACCGACCACGCCAGTATCGCTACCGAGGCTAAGGTGGTTAACCGCCTCGCTCAGCAGGGTATCAAGAAGACCGACCTGACTCGCGATGAGTTCCTCAAGCATGCTTGGGACTGGACTCACGAGCACGGCGGCATCATCCTCAAGCAGCTCCGCAAGCTCGGTGCCAGCTGCGACTGGGACCGCACTGCATTCACCATGGACGAGACCCGCTCTCGTGCCGTTATCCACGTATTCTGCGACCTCTACCAGAAGGGTCTCATCTATCGTGGCGTACGCATGGTTAACTGGGACCCTAAGGCTCAGACTGCGCTCTCTGACGAGGAGGTTATCTACAAGGACGAGCACTCTAAGCTCTATCATCTGAAGTATTACGTGGTAGAGCAGGACTGCCAGCAGGTGGATGAGGAGAACGTGATGCACAAGGATGAGAAGGGTTACTATGCCGTGGTAGCAACAACCCGTCCTGAAACCATCATGGGCGACTCTGCCATGTGTATCAACCCAGAGGATAAGAAGAATACCTGGCTGAAGGGCAAGCACGTGATCGTGCCTCTCGTAAACCGCGAGATTCCTGTCATCGAGGATACATACGTAGATATCGAGTTCGGTACCGGATGCTTGAAGGTAACTCCAGCTCACGATATCAACGACCACGCCCTCGGTTTGAAGCACGGTTTGGAGACCATCGATATCTTCAACGACAACGGTACCATCAGCGAGGCAGCAGGCCTCTATGTAGGTATGGACCGCATGGACGTGCGCAAGCAGATTTCCATCGACCTTCAGAACGCCGGTCTGATGGAAAAGATTGAGGACTATAATAATAAGGTGGGCTTCTCTGAGCGTACCAATGTGCCTATCGAGCCAAAGCTCTCTACACAGTGGTTCCTCAAGATGCAGCACTTTGCCGACATCGCCCTCCCTCCTGTGATGGACGACGACATCGAGTTCTATCCTAAGAAGTACAAGAACACCTATCGCCACTGGTTGGAGAACATCAAGGACTGGTGTATCAGCCGTCAGCTCTGGTGGGGTCACCGCATCCCAGCCTACTACTTCGACAATGCCGGCAAGAAGGATTTCGTGGTAGCAGAGACTGCAGAGGAGGCTCTGAAACTCGCTCAGGAGAAGAATGCCAACATCAAGGCTGAAGATCTTGAGCAGGAGAGCGACTGCCTCGACACCTGGTTCTCTTCATGGTTGTGGCCTATCTCTCTGTTTGATGGCATCGAGCATCCTGACAACGAGGAGATTAACTACTACTACCCTACTTCCGACCTCGTAACAGGTCCGGACATCATCTTCTTCTGGGTAGCACGTATGATCATGGCTGGCTACGAATATCGTGGCAAGATGCCATTCAAGCACGTATATTTCACAGGTATCGTCCGCGATAAGCTGGGCCGCAAGATGAGCAAGAGTCTCGGCAACTCACCAGACCCATTGGATCTGATTGATAAGTTTGGTGCCGACGGCGTTCGTATGGGTATGATGCTCAGTGCTCCAGCCGGCAACGACATCCTCTTCGACGAGAGCCTTTGCGAGCAGGGACGTAACTTCAACAACAAGATCTGGAATGCCTTCCGCCTCGTGAAGGGTTGGGAGACTGCGGATATCGAGCAGCCTAAGAGTGCTGAAATCGCCGTGAAGTGGTTTGATGCCAAGCTCAAGGAGGTGAACGAGGAGATGCAGAAGCAGTTTAAGGACTACCGTATCTCTGAGGCATTGATGACAGTATATAAGCTGTTCTGGGATGAGTTCTCATCTTGGTACCTGGAGATGGTGAAGCCAGCTTACGGTCAGCCTATCGACCAGAAGAGCTACGACGCTACCCTCCGCTTCTTCGATGCCCTGCTGAAGATGCTGCATCCATTCATGCCATTCATCACCGAGGAGTTGTGGCAGCACATCTACGACCGCAAGGATGGCGAGAGCATCATGCGCGAGAAGCTGGAGATTCCTGCACCTACAGATGAGGAGCAGAAGTTGGCAGCCGACATTGAGGCTGTAAAGCAGATTATCGCCGGTGTTCGTACCGTTCGCAACCAGAAGAACATTGCCCAGAAGGAGCAGTTGTCTCTGCAGGTAGTAGGCAAGAACGATTTCGAGGCTTACAACGACGTAACGCTGAAGATGGCCAACCTCGACAAGATTGAGGTTATTGCCGAGAAGAGTGCCGATGCATCCAGCTTCATGGTAGGCACCGACGAATTTGCCGTACCATTGGGCGACCTCATCGACGTAGCAGCCGAGATTGAGAAGGCAGAGGCTCAGCTCAAGCACCTGGAGGGCTTCCTGATGGGTGTACGCAAGAAGCTCAGCAATGAGAACTTCGTAGCTCACGCTCCTGAGAAGGTAGTAGCCCTGGAGCGCAAGAAGGAGAGCGACTCTGTAGAGAAGATTGCTGCCCTCAAGGCAACCATCGAGGAGCTCAAGAAGAAGTAATTATAGACATAATTAGAAATAATTATAGAAATAATTACGGAAAATAATTATAAATAATGTTTAGTGTTTAGTGTGTCATACACTAAGCACTAAACATTTAACCTTTTTAGATATAAACATGATCAAGAAGCTTTTCACCTTATTTATATGCATGATTTCGCTGGCAATGACATTCACGAGTTGCAGCGAAGAGGCTTTTGATACGGATAGCGTCAACAAGCAGACCATCCTGGTGTTCTATCCATGGACGGGAAGCCAAAGCAGCACGGGATTATTGGGCTATTTGCAGAACAACATCGACAGCATCAGCGATGGAATCATCGACAGAAAGGGACTCAACAACTCCCGCGTTCTGGTGTTCCTGAGCGATAAATATAACCACAGCACGCTCTATGACTTGCAATATAATGCTACTACCAAAAGCGTGGACCGTGTTCCCCTGAAGGAATACGAGGGTGCTTCGTATGCCTCAGCCGAGGGCATCGCAGATATTATGAACGAGGTGAAAACGCAAGCCAGTGCACTGAACTATGCCCTCATCGTGGGAGTACATGGTTGCGGCTGGACTTATGCCAGCGACTGGAGCAGATACCCTTACTATGCACGTCCAAGCGTAACACGTCCAAGGGATAATAACTTCAGCGGCATTCAGTTTGGTTCTGATCCCAACGCCCCCCTCACCCGTTTCTTCGGCAGTGTGAGTCTGGCAGAAAACGCCATGGATATCAGCACCCTCGCCGAAGGCATCAGAGAGAGCGGATTGAAGATGCAATACATCCTCTTCGACGCCTGCTACATGAGCAATATAGAAACCGCCTACGAGTTGAAAGATGTTACCAACTACATGATAGCCAGCGGAAGCGAAATCATGGCAGCCGGACTGCCATATCGCTCGATGTGGAGCTATCTGAACTCTGCTACGCCTAATTATTCGGGCATCGTTTCAACCAGCGTAAACTTCTACAAGAACTCCTCTGCCCCATTCTGCAACCTGGCAGCCATCGACTGCCGACAGGTGGAGAAATTAGCGAGTGTGATGAAGGAGATCAACGCCCAGTATCAGCTATCAGCCAGCGTAAGTCTGGATTCCATCCAGCATCTGGACGGCTTCCGTCCCAACCTCTTCTACGACCTGGAGACTTATGTGGATAGTCTCCACCCAAGCGGATATCTGCTCGACCAGTTCAAGAGTCAGTTGAAGCTCACCATCAAGGCATCAGATCATACCGACGAGGCGTACACCTGCATCTACAGTTCCGACAGCTTCAAGATCAAGAACTATTGCGGCATCACCATCTCCGACCCAAGCCAGCACAGCGTGGCCATCAAGGGTAGAGAAAAGACAGGCTGGTGGAAGGCTACGCACTAATTGATTTAAAATATAAATAGGTTATGGAATTTTTTATAATTGATAATAATGGACAACAGGCAGGACCATTCAGTATGGATCAGCTTGTTCAAAAAGGTATCAGCCCCGAAACTCTAGTTTGGAAACAAGGCATGGCTGATTGGACGCCAGCCTGGAAAGTAGAGGATTTAAGAGCCGTATTGGAAGCTGTAGAAGCTGATAAGGTTAATCAGAATTCAAACCAGAGCCAGGGGTTCAACCAGAATCAGGGGTTCAATCAGAATCAGGGGTTCAATCAGAATTCAAATCAGGATTTCAACCAGAACCAAGGCTTTCAGCAGGGATTCCAGCAAGGTTTCCAGCAAGGCGCAAGCATGAATCAGGGCTTTAACACGACTCAGAACACAAATCAAGGATTCAATCCTAATTCTAATCAGGGATTCAACCCAACCCCGAATCCTGATTCGAAGCAGCCGAAAAAGAAGTCGAATCACTTCGTTATGAAGATGATTATCGGCCTCATCATCTTCATCTTCGCCATCTTCGCCGTTACAAACCCAAGCGAAGAAGAGCACAAGGAGAAGGTTCGCACGGAAGTAAGCAAGGCGATAGAGAAAGCTGTAAGCACTACGGATAACAACTTCTTTACCCAAGCCCTCCGTTCAGCAGCTAAGATGATGGCAGACAATATGATGGGCGAAGCCATGAACCAGCTCTTTGAATATCACAACTACATCGTGTGTTCCAAGGGCTCAGTTGAGTTTAATGGCAAGCAGCATACCATCAGTTTCGGTATTCTGGGCAAGGTTTATACCATGAATGCAGATGATATGGTGAAGGCGCTGGAAAATACGGATAATCTGCAGATTGAGGAATCTTCCTCAACATCAGACGATAATACCGTCGGAGATAATTCAGCCTCATCTTCATCTGATAGCAATGCAAATCTTGATGAAAACGGAAATCCTGTTGATGAATCTGCCGATGGCAGCATCAGTTCGAGAGTTCAGAAGAAGCTGGAAGACAAGGCTAACGAAGCCATGGATAAGGCTGCCGACAAGGTTCAGAAAAAGCTGGAAGAAAAAATCAACCAGAAACTGGATCAAGCCACAGACTCATCAAAGATTGAAAAAATCATAAATACAATTTTAGAGCTCATCTAAAAGAGTTTATAAAAGAGCTATTTAAAAATAAAAAAAGGTCGTTTCCCTTCTTTAATGATTGGGAAACGACCTTTTTTATTTATTATTTCTTCTCCTCTGGTACCAGAAACTTGTCGCCACTCTGCTTGACAAGCTGCTTGGCAAACTTCTCTGGGTAACCAGGACGGGCTGGACGAGCACCCAAGCCATAAGGGGTCTTCTCGAAATTACCATTCTTATCGGTTGGCTTGATAATCATATCATTATACTTCACCACCATGAACTCGAAAAGCTGGTTCCAGCGAGCCAACATCTGCTGTGCCTTCTCAACACTATAATCGTTGAGATACTTCACGGCAGCCTGTGGATTCTGAGCATAAAGCTCCTGAGCCTTCTTCTCAACACCTGCCTGAGCAGCAAAATAGCTGTTGTCCAAGCTATCACGAACCTCCTTCAAGGTTGGGAACATCAGGCTGTAACGAGGATAAACCATGTTGCTGGTCATATTGCAAACCCAGTAAGCATTCTTCTTGCTGAAATGCACCGCATCAACACCAGGAGTGTTATAGCACTCAGGACGCTGGGTCATTGAGCAGTAAACCGGTGTGAACGCAGCCATGTTGGCATCATCGTTGGCAAACCAGAACACACCGCCAATTTCTCTTGGCAACCATGAACGCATCTGGCTCACGAATACGAAACCAGTCTGCTGGGTGCTTACAGGACGCTCGTTGAAATACTGCTTGCCATCCACCTTGTACATCAATGGTGTAGGACGATATGGCATCTCCCAGATACCGCCACCGATATCAGAACCGTCGGCCACAGAAAGAGGAGTACCCTCGTAATGATCGCGCATCACAGCCTCCACATCCTTCACGCTCACCTTCTTGTTAGGAACCACCCAGAGAGGCATATCCTGCGCATCAGGATTCTTGCCGAGTGCCCAATCCAGGTAAGGACTCATGTCATAGAAATGGTTCAGCATCGCCCAGGCACGAGCATCGCAGAAACGACGACCCGAGAAATCAGGCTTCGCATACGCCATCTTCCAAGAGAAATCAGCATCCTTGCCCCGGAACCAGCCCTTGCTTCGGGCAAAGGAAACCACATCCTTGGCATACATCACGTTCTTCTTGTCCTTCATATTGAACTTGCCGATGCGGCTCTGGTTGGCATGCGCACAGATGGCATCATCCGGAATGCGGAGTGCTACCCATACAGCACCCTTGGAACCGGCACCCTTACCCATCATCTCCATGATCCAAGCCTCGTTAGGATCGCAGATGGTGAAGGTTTCACCGCCAGAGTTGTAACCATAGGTATTGGCGAGGGTGGTCATCACCTTGATAGCCTCGCGTGCCGTCTTACTGCGCTGCAAAGCCACGTAGATGAGCGAACCGTAGTCCATGATACCGGTGGAATCCACCATCTCCTCACGACCGCCATAGGTAGTCTCGGCGATGGTAACCTGCCACTCGTTGATGTTGCCGATAACGTTATAAGTTTCGGCTGCCTCTGGAATCTCACCATGATACTTGTTGCTATCCCAGTCGTAAATCTTGCGCATCTCGCCTTTGGCGTGCTTAGCCGCAGGATAATGGCAGAGGTACTGGAACATACCGTAGTCGTCGGCACTGTAAGAACACATCACGGAACCATCCACAGATGCCTTCTTGCCCACGATGAAGTTGCTGCAAGCCTCAGCCTCAGAGACGCAGCCCATCATAGCCACAGCCATCAAGGCTGAAGCAAAAATCTTATTCATAATATATATCTTTATTAATATACACCTAAATAGAATGTGGAGTTAGAAAAGTCTCCTAACTCCACAAAATTATTTCAGAAGAAGAAAGAGAAAAGCATTTGAATTCTTCACTCTTCCCTCTTCACTCTTCACTTAAATCACTCTTATTCGCAAGCCTTGAAGCTCATATCCAAGCCCTTAACACTGTGTGTCAAGGCACCTACAGAGATGAAGTCAACACCCTGCTCTGCATAATCGCGGATGGTATCATAAGTGATACCGCCTGAAG
The Segatella copri DNA segment above includes these coding regions:
- a CDS encoding ribonuclease Z, whose product is MEPFKIHILGCGSALPTLKHNASSQLIEMRGKCFMVDCGEGAQMQFRRSHIHFSKLNAIFITHMHGDHCFGLMGLLSTLGMLGRTSKLRIYAPKDYEPLFKQQVEYFMQTMEYEMEMIPVDTEKQQIIYEDHSLTVETVPLKHRLPCCGFIFREKPTLPHIRRDMIDYYGIPISQINNIKNGADWSNEEGEVIPNEKLVTPADQPRSYAYMSDTRYIPNLWEKVKGVTLLYHESTYTSDQEDRAKIYNHSTARQAAMVARNAGVGKLLLGHYSARYNDEKVLLKEAKEVFGESYLSNEGMVISV
- the mazG gene encoding nucleoside triphosphate pyrophosphohydrolase, translating into MHTKEEKMAAFSRLLDVQDRLRLQCPWDKKQTFESLRPNTIEETFELCDALMKRDYKDIKKELGDVLEHVMFYSIIGREDGEFDICDVCNQEADKLMFRHPFINWKEEGEWTVANPDMYINDAGQVVYKESEKAETGRAESATGKAEAGSSEETLALGATKPKNAASVEKTWEQIKQQEKDGNERVLSGVPNSLPSLIKAYRIQDKARNVGFDWKEKEDVWDKVHEELEELKVELAKGDKENSTQELGDFLFSVINAARLYKLNPDNALEKTNQKFIRRFNYVEDHSLKQGKNLKDMSLEEMDQLWDEAKKQEKLQDEE
- a CDS encoding valine--tRNA ligase, giving the protein MELASKYDPQAVESKWYQYWLDNKLFSSKPDGREPYTVVIPPPNVTGVLHMGHMLNNTIQDILVRRARMEGKNACWVPGTDHASIATEAKVVNRLAQQGIKKTDLTRDEFLKHAWDWTHEHGGIILKQLRKLGASCDWDRTAFTMDETRSRAVIHVFCDLYQKGLIYRGVRMVNWDPKAQTALSDEEVIYKDEHSKLYHLKYYVVEQDCQQVDEENVMHKDEKGYYAVVATTRPETIMGDSAMCINPEDKKNTWLKGKHVIVPLVNREIPVIEDTYVDIEFGTGCLKVTPAHDINDHALGLKHGLETIDIFNDNGTISEAAGLYVGMDRMDVRKQISIDLQNAGLMEKIEDYNNKVGFSERTNVPIEPKLSTQWFLKMQHFADIALPPVMDDDIEFYPKKYKNTYRHWLENIKDWCISRQLWWGHRIPAYYFDNAGKKDFVVAETAEEALKLAQEKNANIKAEDLEQESDCLDTWFSSWLWPISLFDGIEHPDNEEINYYYPTSDLVTGPDIIFFWVARMIMAGYEYRGKMPFKHVYFTGIVRDKLGRKMSKSLGNSPDPLDLIDKFGADGVRMGMMLSAPAGNDILFDESLCEQGRNFNNKIWNAFRLVKGWETADIEQPKSAEIAVKWFDAKLKEVNEEMQKQFKDYRISEALMTVYKLFWDEFSSWYLEMVKPAYGQPIDQKSYDATLRFFDALLKMLHPFMPFITEELWQHIYDRKDGESIMREKLEIPAPTDEEQKLAADIEAVKQIIAGVRTVRNQKNIAQKEQLSLQVVGKNDFEAYNDVTLKMANLDKIEVIAEKSADASSFMVGTDEFAVPLGDLIDVAAEIEKAEAQLKHLEGFLMGVRKKLSNENFVAHAPEKVVALERKKESDSVEKIAALKATIEELKKK
- a CDS encoding clostripain-related cysteine peptidase, whose protein sequence is MIKKLFTLFICMISLAMTFTSCSEEAFDTDSVNKQTILVFYPWTGSQSSTGLLGYLQNNIDSISDGIIDRKGLNNSRVLVFLSDKYNHSTLYDLQYNATTKSVDRVPLKEYEGASYASAEGIADIMNEVKTQASALNYALIVGVHGCGWTYASDWSRYPYYARPSVTRPRDNNFSGIQFGSDPNAPLTRFFGSVSLAENAMDISTLAEGIRESGLKMQYILFDACYMSNIETAYELKDVTNYMIASGSEIMAAGLPYRSMWSYLNSATPNYSGIVSTSVNFYKNSSAPFCNLAAIDCRQVEKLASVMKEINAQYQLSASVSLDSIQHLDGFRPNLFYDLETYVDSLHPSGYLLDQFKSQLKLTIKASDHTDEAYTCIYSSDSFKIKNYCGITISDPSQHSVAIKGREKTGWWKATH
- a CDS encoding GYF domain-containing protein; the protein is MEFFIIDNNGQQAGPFSMDQLVQKGISPETLVWKQGMADWTPAWKVEDLRAVLEAVEADKVNQNSNQSQGFNQNQGFNQNQGFNQNSNQDFNQNQGFQQGFQQGFQQGASMNQGFNTTQNTNQGFNPNSNQGFNPTPNPDSKQPKKKSNHFVMKMIIGLIIFIFAIFAVTNPSEEEHKEKVRTEVSKAIEKAVSTTDNNFFTQALRSAAKMMADNMMGEAMNQLFEYHNYIVCSKGSVEFNGKQHTISFGILGKVYTMNADDMVKALENTDNLQIEESSSTSDDNTVGDNSASSSSDSNANLDENGNPVDESADGSISSRVQKKLEDKANEAMDKAADKVQKKLEEKINQKLDQATDSSKIEKIINTILELI
- a CDS encoding dipeptidase, giving the protein MNKIFASALMAVAMMGCVSEAEACSNFIVGKKASVDGSVMCSYSADDYGMFQYLCHYPAAKHAKGEMRKIYDWDSNKYHGEIPEAAETYNVIGNINEWQVTIAETTYGGREEMVDSTGIMDYGSLIYVALQRSKTAREAIKVMTTLANTYGYNSGGETFTICDPNEAWIMEMMGKGAGSKGAVWVALRIPDDAICAHANQSRIGKFNMKDKKNVMYAKDVVSFARSKGWFRGKDADFSWKMAYAKPDFSGRRFCDARAWAMLNHFYDMSPYLDWALGKNPDAQDMPLWVVPNKKVSVKDVEAVMRDHYEGTPLSVADGSDIGGGIWEMPYRPTPLMYKVDGKQYFNERPVSTQQTGFVFVSQMRSWLPREIGGVFWFANDDANMAAFTPVYCSMTQRPECYNTPGVDAVHFSKKNAYWVCNMTSNMVYPRYSLMFPTLKEVRDSLDNSYFAAQAGVEKKAQELYAQNPQAAVKYLNDYSVEKAQQMLARWNQLFEFMVVKYNDMIIKPTDKNGNFEKTPYGLGARPARPGYPEKFAKQLVKQSGDKFLVPEEKK